A genomic region of Paralichthys olivaceus isolate ysfri-2021 chromosome 18, ASM2471397v2, whole genome shotgun sequence contains the following coding sequences:
- the cdk5rap2 gene encoding CDK5 regulatory subunit-associated protein 2 isoform X7, which yields MKDRCRICCARLAGSQCRWIFSSSAQRKLQVILSHVLGWEVTRDGRGEFLCGKCVFQLEKVVQCDVNLTQLLEDHNSQIQKLQAAKEHMIQCIVHIYNKNNPSLDKRVGESTHCKSPPRSSGVGSPDEGQQLGEIGLGHLGNCMRRCVSLDRIASRGTVSGRSGLKSSRLGSGAGLDGSMKSFGLRGTRQRSKSMYFDLVQRKGILPRSGFKGLSTSLQSLNRDFSSDTYTEPPLKVKLAEAKAFVARHGGATVDPGGKVQARALLWSSSNQPSVISDLIQLLRCISKQHITAPAGSHIPVLKRLSTGQLKPGAMRRHREAALKSLHDLTEEFDDEYTSVRVESEVSRLESVNKHLTEELSQTRSTNENLTKTLEETQTQYKTLSGKLEQKENELSLEGKNALKRDKTIQGLTQVLREKEKEIAELCHEIEDRDDALAKAREAAHKAQLQKYQGAEEHQNLLMAKQTELSQLQGEHNVKVLEAQKLKRALDRKEQELADLQQAKDQLEVELEDLQQQKKKGDKALNDLNNQLKKLSGEIGERESALEQQYQELLDQTKRKVQAHEVTIQRLTSTLADKEQQLQEYINMFRDFEQSKSPGGNDNVLSKLRQRLKEKEKALEQALDEKFAAIEEKDNEIHQLQLSLREKERDLDRLNNLLSHNEETINSFDSLIKEKDVELQHLANTLKNLQRAKQDVEDNLNRSLREKDSIISQLQLSLEGKTKDMEEMAKSMLSQSQSHVHDLAEQMGQRLKVTEVMLAEAVKARERLVADNESAVEGLLATISSKDQLLKESAEHYNRMLSERTQDIQELKKQLSDRQQQLATAEKQSSVRAQEDCLETANLQALLAEKDSLINKLLLHGQERDQFQAEPDHVLELRQTIQIMQEKLDERDAELCRRNGGDNVENIPLSRKTVVILKTELAQKTEALNNALKRENELKISLAELQSLLSELEGRSEGQTANIESLTSTLKTKDEIINVLHQRLGQKGDSRGDHMQDQVIGSGLERSFPGLPQRERTMIGGDSQQEALPNLIALQQEHDALNKALRAEQQLYSSLVRTVKEQDSAQRLHALQLELTAVQLLRQQLEESIKSNEELKDDLEREIHRAKLGEGMDPTDPKELESMRHQLEDAQRWNASLQARLGAIQNRGGGVGGANDGGDTLSFIGDQTSYMSICVGEGQDDSLCQLSEQELKQKVLDLQDCVSRLQTVNNELQSRLSLLEKSEHEASNKEGKDMVSTWNQLKRTQETQLLADSDRKHHPGRNKESQTDIKLGQMVSGKQLGNENMDSGLSQSREHPQSGNNTLDTGEREQKNGDVMALKSLLTDCGATSVSHLREKLHRLASENVEMRGLLKEQKSAECKEKESTDASGNSSDGQAELRQSMETLPIKVSNEKGAEVVVSTANGMETSKTKGPGHATRHGAGLKSRLPVPVRQREETGSSSMQSTRPEYLRTDALQHPHSDDVYQQLHAETDFSISLQQSTSTAQHSRGSAGLDKGSEAEQRLDNTQTDSALFTQLELLHQECQEKEALINKLSEQLADWEELHTQLQEKEQLNHQYVEALQAAESTIAYLTACSLDNQGGFGSHTSSGAGSGSVGSDAALHSRCMELQKALQDKEELNNQLIELVIMAEKAITCSNSQENNPEIRDLCSQIDSALQQVNASSKRDSPRGVSGSTNASMQELQRHTDSLQEALWEQNKLNAELREKLRDADAAAKQSYNSNSAGQDGKPSRQLAAENGSEEHHGAMGSSVDASLTQDLTKAVINCLSATESAIASLAEHCTYPGSSTSAKSSRISSDLQVNLNKLQRALQEREELGESTQIQTTKSSSKCSTAVTGTKGQLPRDLHQNLCLLCKVYNDLSHRISELQISLQEEKGHREESEAHRSVQDGKGLPPNVQAQLESLHKALREKKKAYKSLEEKLATALTETTPTQTARKDLEVGVNPSRSASSLPSLLKHEQATFSSTENLDSTSSTPYPSSPALSSAKVSLKSLQVYDEYGVSENPLQLQGQVRELKAQLENQTKLILQMQNLLRRNSLSSDLIANASDPSVVIRDQEGTRKEDRCQDSSYRTVQQREKKEGENQAMKDKTSRLNLDQERERTLNKSTTEQLPQTHSRSTSPARLDSLVKSQARELSQLRQQIKESRGLGALQRRQLEELSNAFKELLQASKVDFYMGEVVKEQLDKSLNLLDRLEGRLDKGESHLDNEDAAALELSRSLGELQQGSHSLLSHEDMRDLPDNPARIQLELDHLRLELEGDRELLQQCIRVLVQQNLTLAKCTREQLDLLAKELQEKNRLIQTLQSQFGSQSPSSHHSSHSDLYHSDRTSSSCHSPQGGSRSPSQRHSSDWMGAAVPPVGGAQADGVSSHRGASSRLQGLQRENGRLREQLRGNEELNATLRSELDLHRSIISQSSPYHQNWDQGQDKQGPGPQTEAHEVDRDIAPQSAPEQHSTMNSDLLAEHLQEIRALRQRLEESIRTNDRLREQLERRLAEVEKDPATNIFIQGNEEQGHLANEVRFLRGQNQTLKEQLNLASRDKQRENEKLRETLARRTAKLEQSRKESEAIRQENSRLQEGLEHISQENSELQDSLHHSKEELHRLQCEVKLQRQQLSDSQHLLQSLRVELQVYEKIKIDAHKHNAESSETNQEPLPVPSSSSLDLSELLSEIRHLRLQLERSIQTNTALRQRLEEQLLRGPNRSETININYLLSSPDEGGRSPGREGCDLRHSFQYNEQTNVLDEKRRARSEVGGGSFSSSSGDSGAPSRLVPGHRMWANRNGRHVLGLIEDYNALRKQISEGRKLSHSMDTQLQECLHTVRQQSSDNKVMEQQHLKSLSSSMSTMQHVLEEAGRLLKLVWRVSLPAGNTAGDSGNNQQQDELLKTEIARLKSRLSQQERMLSGAVKRLRSTNQLKEGMERVIIDQLALTHGVLKKARGNLETNYCTVFGLKGLSGGPDEGGPSHWPVGGTTEPERRSAPISGPGRHSASSDSDTSLHCSF from the exons ATGAAGGACCGATGTCGTATATGTTGTGCTCGTCTGGCAGGCAGCCAGTGTCGCTGGATCTTCAGCTCATCAGCACAGAGGAAGCTACAAGTGATCTTGTCCCATGTCCTGGGTTGGGAGGTGACACGCGATGGTCGAGGCGAGTTCCTCTGtgggaaatgtgttttccaGTTGGAGAAGGTGGTACAGTGTGATGTTAACCTCACCCAGCTGCTGGAAGATCACAACAGTCAGATCCAGAAACTGCAGGCGGCGAAAGAACACATGATCCAGTGCATCGTCCACATctacaacaaaaacaacccaAGCTTGGACAAGAGAGTTGGGGAGAGCACTCACTGCAAGTCTCCACCCAGATCCTCTGGGGTTGGCAGTCCTGATGAAGGACAGCAGTTAGGTGAGATTGGACTTGGTCACTTGGGGAATTGCATGAGAAGGTGTGTGAGTCTGGACAGAATTGCTAGTAGAGGGACAGTCTCTGGGCGCTCAGGCCTCAAGAGCAGCAGGCTTGGGTCAGGGGCAGGGCTTGATGGCTCTATGAAGAGTTTTGGTCTCAGAGGAACACGCCAACGTTCAAAGAGCATGTATTTTGACCTGGTCCAACGTAAAGGCATACTACCCAGATCTGGATTCAAAGGACTCTCCACATCCCTGCAGTCCTTGAATCGAGACTTTTCGTCAGACACGTATACAGAGCCTCCACTCAAAGTGAAACTCGCAGAGGCCAAGGCATTTGTAGCCAGGCATGGTGGTGCCACTGTTGACCCAGGAGGAAAAGTCCAGGCCAGAGCACTGCTCTGGAGCTCCTCAAATCAACCATCTGTGATCTCTGACTTGATCCAGCTTTTACGCTGCATTTCCAAGCAACACATCACTGCCCCTGCAGGAAGCCACATCCCTGTCCTGAAGAGGCTAAGTACTGGCCAACTTAAACCTGGAGCAATGCGCAGACACAGAGAAGCAGCATTGAAGTCTCTTCATGATCTTACAGAGGAATTTGATGATGAATATACCTCTGTCAGAGTGGAG AGTGAGGTTAGCCGATTGGAGTCCGTCAATAAGCACCTGACTGAAGAGCTCTCACAGACAAGAAGCACCAACGAGAACCTGACAAAAACACTAGAGGAAACCCAAACTCAGTACAAG ACCCTGTCAGGGAAGTTGGAGCAGAAGGAGAATGAACTCAGCTTGGAGGGTAAAAATGCCCTGAAGCGAGACAAAACAATCCAGGGGTTGACTCAGGTCCTccgagaaaaggaaaaagag ATTGCAGAGCTGTGTCATGAGATTGAGGACAGGGATGATGCTCTAGCCAAGGCTAGAGAGGCAGCACATAAGGCTCAACTGCAGAAATACCAG GGAGCAGAGGAACACCAAAACCTATTAAtggcaaaacaaacagagctgtCCCAACTCCAGGGGGAACACAATGTCAAAGTGCTTGAAGCACAAAAGCTAAAGCGTGCCCTGGACAGAAAGGAGCAAGAGCTGGCTGACTTGCAACAAGCAAAGGACCAACTGGAGGTTGAACTGGAAGACCTgcaacagcagaagaagaaaggagaCAAAGCCCTGAAT GATCTTAATAATCAGCTGAAGAAGCTAAGCGGTGAGAttggggagagggagagtgcTCTGGAGCAGCAGTACCAGGAGCTGCTAGATCAAACCAAAAGAAAAGTGCAAGCCCATGAGGTCACCATCCAGCGGCTTACATCCACCCTTGCTGATAAAGAGCAGCAGCTACAG GAATACATAAATATGTTCAGAGACTTTGAGCAAAGCAAAAGCCCAGGAGGAAACGACAATGTGCTTTCCAAGCTGCGGCAAAGactgaaagaaaaggagaaggcTCTGGAG CAAGCACTGGATGAGAAGTTTGCTGCCATTGAggagaaagacaatgagattcacCAGCTGCAGCTGTCTCTaagggagaaggaaagagacCTGGACAGGCTAAATAACTTGCTATCTCACAACGAGGAAACCATAAAT AGTTTTGATAGTCTGATCAAGGAGAAggatgtggagctgcagcatctTGCAAACACACTCAAAAACCTTCAGAGAGCAAAGCAAGATGTAGAAGATAACCTGAACAGATCACTGAGGGAGAAGGACTCCATCATCAGCCAACTGCAGCTCTCCCTGGAGGGCAAGACAAAGGACATGGAG GAAATGGCCAAATCCATGCTAAGCCAGTCACAAAGTCATGTACATGACCTTGCTGAACAGATGGGCCAGAGGTTAAAAGTGACAGAGGTTATGTTGGCTGAGGCTGTGAAAGCCAGGGAAAGGCTGGTTGCAGACAATGAAAGCGCAGTGGAAGGACTGTTGGCTACAATCAGCAGCAAGGACCAACTTCTCAAG gAGTCTGCTGAGCACTACAACCGCATGTTGTCTGAGCGTACACAAGACATTCAGGAACTAAAGAAGCAGCTGTCTGACAGGCAACAGCAGCTTGCCACTGCTGAGAAGCAAAGCTCTGTAAGAGCCCAGGAGGATTGTTTAGAGACTGCAAACCTCCAAGCACTGCTTGCTGAAAAAGACAGCCTCATCAAT AAACTTCTGCTGCATGGTCAGGAGAGGGACCAGTTTCAGGCGGAGCCAGATCATGTGTTGGAGCTCAGACAAACTATCCAAATCATGCAGGAGAAGTTGGACGAGAGGGATG CTGAGCTGTGTAGAAGGAATGGCGGCGATAATGTGGAGAACATCCCACTCTCCAGGAAGACAGTTGTCATCCTGAAGACTGAGCTGGCACAGAAAACTGAGGCACTGAACAATGCCCTGAAGAGGGAGAATGAACTGAAG ATCTCATTGGCGGAGCTACAGTCATTACTGTCTGAGCTGGAGGGTCGCAGTGAAGGTCAGACTGCTAATATTGAGTCACTGACTTCCACTCTGAAGACCAAGGATGAGATAATCAAT GTTCTTCACCAGCGCCTTGGGCAGAAGGGTGACAGTCGGGGTGATCACATGCAGGATCAGGTTATTGGCTCTGGCCTGGAAAGATCATTCCCTGGACTCCCACAAAGAGAGAGAACCATGATTGGTGGAGACAGCCAGCAAGAG GCTTTACCCAACCTTATAGCCCTGCAACAGGAACATGATGCTCTTAACAAAGCCCTGAGAGCGGAACAACAGCTCTACTCTAGCCTGGTCAGGACTGTTAAAGAGCAGGACAG TGCCCAGCGTCTCCATGCTCTGCAGCTGGAACTGACTGCGGTGCAGCTCCTCAGGCAGCAGCTAGAGGAGAGCATCAAATCTAATGAGGAGCTCAAGGATGACTTGGAGAGAGAGATACACAGAGCCAAACTCGGAGAAG GCATGGACCCCACTGATCCTAAAGAACTCGAGAGCATGAGACATCAGCTCGAAGATGCACAGCGCTGGAATGCATCTCTGCAGGCTCGCTTAGGAGCAATCCAGAACCGTGGAGGAGGGGTCGGTGGGGCCAATGATGGTG GCGACACTTTGAGTTTCATTGGCGATCAGACTTCCTACATGAGTATATGTGTGGGGGAGGGGCAGGATGACAGCTTGTGTCAACTCTCTGAACAAGAGCTAAAGCAGAAG GTGCTGGACCTGCAGGATTGTGTAAGCAGACTGCAGACTGTAAACAACGAGTTGCAGAGCCGACTGTCGCTATTGGAGAAGTCAGAGCATGAGGCTTCCAACAAGGAGGGAAAAGACATGGTCAGCACCTGGAATCAG CTAAAGAGGACGCAGGAGACACAGCTTTTGGCTGACAGTGACAGGAAGCATCACCCTGGTAGGAACAAAGAGAGCCAGACAGACATCAAACTAGGACAG ATGGTGTCTGGAAAACAATTGGGTAATGAGAATATGGACAGTGGTCTTAGCCAGAGTAGAGAACATCCTCAGTCTGGCAACAACACTTTggacactggagagagagaacagaagaaTGGAGATGTAATGGCACTTAAATCCCTGCTGACTGATTGTGGGGCTACATCAGTCTCACACCTCAG AGAGAAGTTGCACAGACTGGCAtctgaaaatgtggaaatgcGGGGTCTATTGAAGGAACAAAAATCTGCAGAgtgtaaagaaaaagagagcaCGGATGCCTCAGGGAACAGCAGTGATGGACAGGCCGAATTGAGGCAGAGTATGGAAACACTGCCGATCAAGGTGTCAAATGAAAAGGGAGCGGAGGTAGTTGTCAGCACTGCCAATGGGATGGAGACGTCAAAAACTAAAGGACCAGGCCATGCCACAAGGCATGGG GCTGGTCTCAAATCTCGCCTTCCTGTtcctgtgagacagagagaggagactggcagcagcagcatgcagtCAACTAGACCTGAATACCTGAGGACTGATGCACTTCAACACCCTCATTCGGATGATGTGTATCAGCAATTACACGCAGAAACTGACTTCTCAATATCTCTCCAGCAAAGCACTTCCACTGCACAGCATAGCAGAGGTTCAGCAGGGTTGGACAAGGGCTCTGAAGCTGAACAGAGACTGGATAACACCCAGACTGACTCTGCTCTATTCACTCAGCTGGAGCTCCTCCACCAGGAGTGTCAGGAGAAAGAAGCCCTAATCAACAAGCTCAGTGAGCAGCTTGCTGACTGGGAAGAGCTCCACACTCAGCTTCAGGAAAAGGAACAGCTTAATCACCAGTATGTTGAAGCCCTACAGGCTGCAGAATCAACTATTGCTTACCTGACTGCCTGCAGTCTGGACAACCAGGGAGGATTTGGATCACACACCAGTTCAGGAGCAGGTTCTGGTTCTGTGGGTTCAGATGCTGCCCTCCACAGTCGATGCATGGAGCTGCAGAAAGCCCTACAGGACAAGGAGGAGCTTAACAACCAGCTTATTGAGCTTGTGATTATGGCAGAGAAAGCCATCACCTGCTCCAACAGCCAGGAAAATAATCCAGAAATCAGGGATCTTTGCTCACAGATAGACAGCGCCCTGCAGCAGGTTAATGCATCCTCAAAGAGAGACAGCCCAAGAGGTGTTTCTGGAAGCACTAACGCCTCAATGCAGGAGTTGCAGCGACACACAGACTCTTTGCAGGAGGCACTTTGGGAGCAGAACAAGCTCAATGCAGAGCTGAGGGAAAAACTGAGAGATGCAGATGCTGCTGCTAAACAGAGCTACAACAGTAACAGTGCTGGCCAGGATGGTAAACCTTCAAGGCAGTTAGCAGCAGAGAATGGCTCAGAGGAACACCACGGGGCAATGGGAAGTTCTGTTGACGCTAGTTTAACTCAGGATTTGACAAAAGCTGTAATTAACTGCCTAAGTGCAACTGAGTCTGCCATTGCCTCTCTAGCAGAACACTGTACATATCCTGGCTCCTCGACTTCTGCTAAATCCTCACGGATCAGCTCTGACCTGCAGGTGAATTTAAACAAACTTCAGAGAGCCCTGCAAGAGAGGGAAGAACTGGGAGAATCCACCCAGATACAAACAACCAAATCCAGCAGCAAGTGTAGCACCGCTGTCACTGGAACAAAGGGTCAACTTCCCAGAGACCTCCATCAaaatctctgtctcctctgcaaGGTCTACAATGATCTCTCTCACAGGATTTCTGAATTGCAGATTTCCTTACAAGAAGAGAAAGGCCATAGAGAAGAGAGCGAGGCCCACAGGTCAGTGCAGGATGGAAAGGGATTACCACCAAATGTTCAGGCCCAGCTAGAGTCTCTCCACAAGGcactgagagagaagaagaaagcatATAAAAGCCTGGAAGAGAAACTAGCCACCGCTCTTACTGAGACAACCCCCACCCAAACTGCACGGAAAG ATCTAGAGGTTGGTGTGAACCCAAGTCGTAGTGCTTCTAGCCTGCCTTCCCTACTGAAACACGAACAggccaccttctcctccactgAAAACCTGGACTCAACCTCCAGCACACCGTATCCAAGTTCTCCAGCTCTCAGCTCAGCCAAG GTCAGTCTGAAAAGCCTTCAGGTCTATGACGAGTACGGTGTTTCTGAAAATCCTCTCCAGCTTCAGGGACAAGTGAGAGAGCTGAAGGCCCAGCTGGAAAACCAGACCAAACTCATCCTCCAAATGCAAAACCTTCTGCGTAGGAACTCCCTCTCCAGTGACCTTATTGCCAACGCCTCTGACCCCTCCGTTGTCATCAGGGATCAAGAAGGGACACGGAAGGAGGACCGTTGCCAGGATAGTAGCTACAGAACTGTGCAGcaaagggagaaaaaggagggagagaaccAGGCGATGAAGGATAAAACCAGCCGTCTGAATTTggaccaggagagagagaggacactgAACAAAAGCACAACTGAACAGCTGCCACAGACCCACAGCCGCTCTACATCACCTGCCCG ACTGGACTCCCTGGTGAAGTCACAAGCCAGGGAGCTGTCACAACTGAGGCAGCAGATCAAGGAGAGCCGGGGACTGGGAGCCCTGCAGCGCCgacagctggaggagctgagcaACGCCTTTaaggagctgctgcaggccaGCAAAGTCGACTTCTACATGGGGGAGGTAGTCAAAGAGCAGCTGGACAAGAGCCTGAATCTTCTGGACAGACTGGAGGGACGGCTGGACAAAG GAGAGTCTCATCTGGATAATGAGGATGCGGCAGCTCTGGAACTGTCTCGCAG TCTCGGGGAGCTTCAGCAGGGATCACATTCCCTGCTGTCCCATGAGGACATGAGAGATCTCCCTGACAACCCAGCTAGAATCCAACTGGAGTTAGATCATCTGCGTTTGGAGCTAGAGGGCGAtagagagctgctgcagcagtgcaTCAGAGTCCTGGTTCAACAAAACCTCACCCTGGCCAAATGCACCAGAGAGCAGCTGGATCT gTTGGCtaaagagctgcaggagaagaaccGTCTCATCCAGACCCTGCAGAGCCAGTTCGGAAGCCAAAGTCCCAGCAGCCACCACAGCTCTCACTCTGACCTGTACCACTCTGACAGGACCTCTTCCTCCTGCCATAGCCCACAAGGTGGCAGTCGATCTCCAA GCCAGCGACACTCCTCTGATTGGATGGGAGCAGCTGTTCCACCTGTAGGTGGAGCTCAGGCGGACGGTGTGTCCAGTCACAGGGGTGCTTCCAGCAGACTGCAGGGCCTGCAGAGGGAGAACGGGCGACTGCGGGAGCAGCTGAGAGGCAACGAGGAGCTCAACGCCACCCTGCGCAGTGAACTGGACCTACATCGATCAATTATTTCCCAGAGCAGCCCGTACCATCAGAATTGGGATCAAGGCCAGGACAAGCAGGGGCCAGGGCCTCAGACAGAAGCTCATGAAGTAGACAGAGACATTGCCCCACAGAGTGCTCCTGAGCAGCATAGCACTATGAATTCAG ACCTGCTGGCAGAACACCTGCAGGAGATTCGAGCTCTGCGACAACGTCTGGAGGAGAGCATCCGCACAAACGACCGTCTCAGGGAACAGCTGGAGAGGAGACTAGCCGAGGTGGAGAAAGACCCAG CTACCAACATCTTCATCCAGGGTAATGAGGAGCAGGGGCATCTGGCTAATGAGGTGCGATTTCTCAGGGGACAAAATCAAACCCTAAAGGAACAGCTCAACCTGGCATCTCGAG ACAAGCAGAGGGAGAACGAGAAGCTACGCGAGACTCTGGCCAGACGGACTGCCAAACTAGAGCAGAGCAGGAAGGAGTCTGAAGCAATCAGGCAGGAAAATAGCCGACTTCAGGAGGGGCTGGAGCACATTAGCCAAGAAaactcagagctgcaggattcactgcaccacagcaaagaggagctgcatag gttGCAGTGTGAGGTGAAGCTCCAGCGGCAGCAGCTGTCTGACTCCCAGCATCTTCTCCAGTCACTGCGAGTGGAGCTGCAAGTTTATGAAAAGATCAAGATTGATGCTCACAAACACAACG CAGAATCCAGTGAGACAAACCAGGAGCCACTTCCTGTTCCATCCTCCAGCTCTTTGGACCTGAGCGAGCTTCTGTCAGAGATCCGTCACCTGAGGCTGCAGCTGGAGAGGAGCATCCAGACCAACACGGCTCTGCGGCAGagactggaggagcagctgctccGAGGACCCAACCGCTCTGAAACCATCAACATCAACTACCTGCTGTCATCTCCAG ATGAAGGGGGCAGGTCACCAGGTCGTGAAGGCTGCGATCTTCGCCACTCATTTCAGTACAACGAACAAACCAATGTCCTGG atgagAAACGCCGCGCTCGTTCAGAGGTGGGCGGTGGgtccttcagcagcagctctggtgaCTCTGGCGCTCCGTCTCGTCTGGTGCCGGGCCACAGGATGTGGGCCAATCGCAACGGCCGCCACGTTTTAGGCCTGATCGAGGACTACAACGCCCTGCGGAAGCAGATCTCAGAGGGTCGTAAGCTGTCGCACAGCATGGACACACAACTGCAGGAGTGTCTGCACACAGTCAGGCAGCAGAGCTCTGACAACAAG GTGATGGAACAGCAGCATCTGAAGAGTTTGTCCAGCAGCATGAGTACCATGCAGCATGTGTTAGAGGAGGCCGGTCGACTGCTCAAACTGGTGTGGAGAGTCTCTCTGCCAGCTGGAAACACAGCAGGGGACAGTGGCAACAACCAGCAG caGGACGAGCTGCTGAAAACTGAGATAGCCAGACTGAAAAGCCGGCTGTCGCAGCAGGAGAGGATGCTGAGTGGAGCCGTGAAACGCCTCCGCAGCACCAACCAGCTCAAAGAGGGAATGGAGAGGGTCATCATCGATCAGT TGGCTCTAACTCATGGAGTGTTGAAGAAAGCCAGGGGAAACTTAGAG ACAAATTACTGTACCGTCTTTGGCCTGAAGGGCCTGTCTGGAGGACCAGACGAAG gAGGTCCCAGTCACTGGCCAGTAGGGGGCACTACAGAGCCTGAGAGGAGGAGTGCACCCATTTCCGGACCAGGCAGACACTCAGCGTCCTCAGACAGCGACACCTCTCTGCACTGCAGCTTCTAA